From the Manis javanica isolate MJ-LG chromosome 11, MJ_LKY, whole genome shotgun sequence genome, one window contains:
- the COA4 gene encoding cytochrome c oxidase assembly factor 4 homolog, mitochondrial, with translation MSTQGHSWAQQVRKEDEEDPLDQLIIRSGCAASHYAVQECMAQHQDWRQCQPQVQAFKDCMSEQQARRREELKRKKEQGNAHC, from the coding sequence ATGTCAACTCAAGGGCATAGCTGGGCCCAGCAGGTGAGAAAGGAGGATGAAGAAGACCCACTGGACCAGCTGATCATCCGCTCTGGCTGTGCTGCTTCCCACTATGCGGTGCAGGAGTGCATGGCCCAGCACCAGGACTGGCGACAGTGCCAGCCACAGGTGCAGGCCTTCAAGGACTGCATGAGTGAACAGCAGGCAAGGCGTCGGGAAGAgctgaagaggaagaaagagcaaGGCAATGCCCACTGCTGA